The sequence gccctgtccgatttttttaaaaacacacagaAATTCAGGTTACTAATGAagtctgctcttctcaagaaagatctgtttatgtgcctcgaacaaaacaactttcagaggcgcttagaagaattgtagagttTCACAAAGCTGGAAAAGGCGACAAGAATTTTGAAAGACCTGAGTGttgatcagtccacagtaagagaaatttcCTTCAAATGGAGGAATCTCAGTACTGttactactctccctaggagtgggcatcctacaAATATCACACCAGAAGCACATCATGCAATGAGGTGAAGGAGGTGAAAATGAATCCAAGGGTAactgcaaaagacctgcagaaatctctggaACTCGCTAAACTCTCTGTTTGTGTTTCCACTGTAAGAAAAACAcggaacaagaatggtgtttatGGAAGGAccccacagaggaaaccactgctctccaaagaaAACATTACTGCTCATCTCACGAAGACCACCTGAATATTCTACAATGCTTCTACAACAGATAGGACAAAAGTTGAACCttctggcagaaatgcacatttctACTATGTTAGGACGATAAAGGGCATTGCACACCAAcatcaaaacctcatcccaactgtgaagtgtggtggaaggagcatcctggtttggagctgctttgctcccacagggcctggacagcttgcagtctttgagggaacaatgaattcaaaattgtatccaaacattttacaggagaatgtcaggttaACTGTCTGTCACCTAAAACTTaacagaagttggataatgcaacaagacaatgatctgaaagacaagagtcaatcaacaacagaatggtttaaaaggtAAATTCATGGTTTGGAAAGACCAAGTCCAAGTCCTGATCTTattcctatagaaatgttgtggaaggtcTTGAAGCAAggagttcatgcaaggaagcccacaaGTTGAGgcagttttgtaaggaagaatggcctaaaattcctgcAAGCTGATGTGCTGGATTGATCAACAGTTACCGGAAATATTTGGTTGAAGTTACTattgtacaagggggtcacacgAGTTACTGaaggcaaaggttcacatactttttccccACAAATACATAAAATATTGGATTGtttgtctcaataaataaatgaaaaatataATATTTGTGTtgcttatttaattgggttctctttacctAGTTTTAGAACAGGtgcagatctgatcacattttaggacatatttatgcagaaacagaaaaaattcttcagggttcacaaactttctagcactattgtacttaataaagtgcaaAGAAACTACTAGAGGTATACTTTGTACAGCTACTAGAGACATTTTAAATGGTTATGCATACAAAAGTTACTTAAAATTAAACAGATGGATCCAACattctcactcctgcacactcaTAGTATAGTACATTCTGAAGCTCAGATTCCTGGGGAAAAAAACAATGCTACTTAAAAGTGCCTCCTCTCTGCCAAACGTCTCCAATCCAGTCAATGTTTTTATGAGAGCTCAGTAGCCAGTTTAATACAGCAGAgctcccacaaccaatgtacTCAATTTCAATGTGaatccttcccacagtctgagcaggtgaacagcctctccctagTGTGAATGCGCTGGTGTACCAGTAAGTCAgttgactgaatgaatcccttcccacagtctgagcagatgaatggcctctccccagtgtgaactcgctggtgtaccttaagttgagatgactgagtgaatcccttcccacaatctgagcaggtgaacggcttctcaccagtgtgaacccGCTGATGTGCCAGTAGGTCATATGACcgagtaaatcctttcccacagtctgagcaggtgaatggcctctccccagtgtgaactcgcaaatgtaccttcagttgagaggattgagtgaatccctttccacagtctgagcaggtgaatggcctctccccagtgtgaactgattggtgtgtcTGTAGGATGGataattgagtgaatcccttcccacagtctgagcaggtgaatggtttctcccctgtgtgaactctctggtgtctctgtaggttggatgagttagtgaatcccttcccacaatctgagcaggtgaatggcctctctccagtgtgaactgactggtgaacCTGTAGGATGGATAAccgactgaatcctttcccacacacagaacaggtgaacggcctctccccagtgtgaactcgcaggtgtctctgcaggttggatgagctagtgaatcccatcccacagtctgagcaggtgactgGCTTatccccagagtgaactcgctggtgtaccttaagttgagatgaccgagtgaatcccttcccacaatctgagcaggtgaacggcttctcaccagtgtgaactcgctgatgtgctagCAGGTCATATGACCGAGTAAATccttttccacagtctgagcaggcgaatggcctctctccagtgtgaactcgctgatgtatcttcagttgagatgaccgagtgaatcccttcccacagtctgtgcaggtgAACAGCATCTCCTTAGTGTGAACTAACTTGTGTGCCAGTAGGTaaaatgattgagtgaatcccttcccacagtctgag comes from Hypanus sabinus isolate sHypSab1 chromosome 12, sHypSab1.hap1, whole genome shotgun sequence and encodes:
- the LOC132403235 gene encoding zinc finger protein 420-like yields the protein MEFTQSSIMKRHQHVHTGERQFTCSNCGKGFTRASGLQTHQSVHTGERPFTCSECGKGFTQSSHLKVHQRIHTGEKPFTCSDCGKGFTWSSQLKVHQRIHTGERPFTCSDCGKGFTQTYDLMAHQRVHTGEKPFTCSACGKGFTHSSNLQRHLRVHTGERPFTCTVCGRGFTHSSNLQAHQSVHTGERPFTCSDCGKGFTQSFYLLAHKLVHTKEMLFTCTDCGKGFTRSSQLKIHQRVHTGERPFACSDCGKGFTRSYDLLAHQRVHTGEKPFTCSDCGKGFTRSSQLKVHQRVHSGDKPVTCSDCGMGFTSSSNLQRHLRVHTGERPFTCSVCGKGFSRLSILQVHQSVHTGERPFTCSDCGKGFTNSSNLQRHQRVHTGEKPFTCSDCGKGFTQLSILQTHQSVHTGERPFTCSDCGKGFTQSSQLKVHLRVHTGERPFTCSDCGKGFTRSYDLLAHQRVHTGEKPFTCSDCGKGFTQSSQLKVHQRVHTGERPFICSDCGKGFIQSTDLLVHQRIHTRERLFTCSDCGKDSH